From Thermogemmata fonticola, one genomic window encodes:
- a CDS encoding LpxI family protein, which produces MGGLRLGLRLGMRPAPPLSEPADRPLGLIACAGRLPVVCAQKARQQGRAVVCIAAAGMADPALRHICTEFHWLRRSSLGFILRTFRRAGVRHWTMAGKFHKHLLFHPWRWLYFLPDWRFVRFYFFRRRAANNDDALLLGLIAELRAAGLECVSPLDWCPELLVREGVLTRRRPTAGELKDVAYGWHLAREMGRLDVGQSVMVRERAVLAVEAIEGTDKAIERAGELCGRRGFVVVKLAKPQQDRRFDVPTVGPQTVQTMVRAGARVLAIEAGQTILLDEEDTIRLADHHGLTILALRQPPDVESLPSEVGADFDAAL; this is translated from the coding sequence AGCCAGCGGATCGGCCGCTGGGATTGATCGCGTGTGCCGGGCGCTTGCCGGTCGTTTGCGCGCAAAAAGCGCGGCAGCAGGGGCGGGCCGTGGTCTGCATCGCCGCCGCCGGCATGGCCGATCCCGCCTTGCGGCACATCTGCACGGAGTTCCACTGGCTCCGACGCTCTTCCCTGGGCTTCATCCTGCGGACGTTCCGCCGGGCTGGAGTGCGCCACTGGACTATGGCCGGCAAGTTCCACAAACATCTCTTGTTCCACCCCTGGCGCTGGCTGTATTTTCTCCCAGACTGGCGGTTCGTCCGCTTCTATTTCTTCCGCCGGCGGGCGGCCAACAACGACGATGCCCTGCTCTTGGGACTGATTGCAGAGCTGCGCGCGGCGGGCTTGGAATGTGTTTCCCCCTTGGATTGGTGCCCGGAGTTGCTCGTGCGTGAAGGTGTTCTGACTCGCCGCCGGCCAACGGCGGGGGAACTGAAGGATGTGGCCTACGGCTGGCATCTGGCCCGGGAGATGGGCCGGCTGGACGTGGGACAAAGCGTCATGGTCCGCGAACGGGCGGTGCTGGCCGTCGAAGCGATCGAGGGAACGGACAAAGCCATCGAACGGGCCGGGGAACTCTGCGGGCGGCGCGGCTTCGTCGTGGTCAAACTGGCCAAGCCCCAGCAGGATCGCCGCTTCGATGTGCCCACTGTCGGCCCGCAAACGGTGCAAACCATGGTCCGGGCCGGCGCCCGCGTCCTGGCTATCGAAGCCGGCCAAACCATCCTCCTCGACGAAGAGGACACGATCCGCCTGGCGGACCATCACGGCCTGACCATCCTCGCTTTGCGCCAGCCGCCGGATGTGGAAAGCTTGCCCAGCGAGGTCGGCGCCGATTTCGACGCGGCCCTCTGA
- a CDS encoding serine/threonine-protein kinase — MIRPGDSTVGEGYATLPSVGGYRLLRLLDRGGMSEVYLSYDETCQCHVAVKLLAEHLAHAPQYVARFYREARLARLLSHPHLVRGLNAGHDPQVRRHYLVLEYVAGPTAFALLQREQRLPPGIVVQIGIDIAQALAYLHERQYIHRDVKPDNILLHPQQGAKLADLGVARRLHEDTDQTGLHEAVGTSHYMSYEQGLHADWVDGRSDLHALGATLYHLLTGEVPFAGKTHEEIMQVKRQDAFRPLRQVWPQAPRALAEIIESTLWSDPRRRPASARELAQALQATGLAQPIAATLAWDLDAPASADQPTRADHPVTP, encoded by the coding sequence ATGATCCGACCGGGCGATTCAACCGTGGGCGAGGGTTACGCGACCTTACCCTCTGTTGGGGGGTACCGCTTGTTGCGTCTCCTCGACCGGGGCGGAATGAGCGAGGTCTATTTGAGCTACGATGAGACCTGTCAGTGTCATGTCGCCGTCAAGCTCTTGGCGGAGCACTTGGCTCATGCCCCGCAGTATGTGGCCCGTTTTTACCGGGAAGCGCGCCTGGCACGTCTCCTGTCGCATCCCCACCTGGTGCGCGGGCTGAACGCCGGTCATGATCCCCAGGTCCGCCGCCATTATCTGGTCCTGGAATATGTCGCCGGGCCGACCGCCTTCGCTCTCCTTCAGCGGGAACAGCGGCTGCCGCCCGGAATCGTCGTGCAGATCGGTATCGACATTGCCCAGGCGCTGGCCTATCTTCACGAGCGGCAATACATCCACCGGGATGTGAAACCGGACAACATCCTTCTGCATCCGCAGCAGGGAGCCAAACTTGCGGACCTCGGCGTCGCGCGTCGGCTCCACGAGGACACGGACCAAACCGGCCTTCACGAAGCCGTCGGCACCTCCCATTACATGTCCTACGAGCAGGGCCTGCACGCCGATTGGGTCGATGGCCGCAGCGATCTGCACGCCCTCGGTGCCACCCTCTATCACCTGCTGACCGGAGAGGTTCCCTTTGCCGGCAAAACGCATGAGGAAATCATGCAGGTCAAGCGGCAGGACGCCTTCCGGCCCCTGCGGCAAGTCTGGCCCCAAGCCCCGCGCGCCCTGGCGGAGATCATCGAATCGACCCTCTGGAGCGATCCCCGGCGCCGACCCGCCTCGGCCCGCGAGCTAGCCCAAGCCCTCCAAGCGACCGGGTTGGCCCAACCCATTGCAGCGACTCTGGCGTGGGACCTCGACGCTCCAGCAAGTGCGGATCAACCTACCCGCGCTGACCATCCTGTCACCCCTTGA
- a CDS encoding class I SAM-dependent methyltransferase, whose translation MRKLMAWTGGSAVLLSATLMILLAQERKEPEIIVPYVPTHPKVVEAMLKLAEVKPGDTVFDLGCGDGRIVIAAVKDFKAKRGLGIDFNPERLKDCKKSMQEAKLTPEQEKAITFKQGDVLKLTPEDFKDVDVVTLYLLPEVNLRLRPVLQKGLKPGARIVSHDFDMGDWKPDKTQEVVADRTHTIYLWVIKENK comes from the coding sequence ATGCGCAAACTGATGGCTTGGACCGGAGGGAGCGCCGTTCTCTTGAGCGCGACCCTCATGATCCTGCTGGCTCAGGAACGCAAAGAGCCGGAAATTATCGTCCCCTATGTGCCGACCCATCCCAAAGTGGTCGAGGCTATGCTCAAGCTGGCCGAAGTCAAGCCCGGCGATACCGTCTTTGATCTGGGATGTGGCGATGGCCGCATCGTGATCGCCGCCGTCAAGGACTTCAAGGCCAAGCGCGGCTTGGGGATCGACTTCAACCCCGAACGCCTCAAGGATTGCAAAAAGAGCATGCAGGAAGCCAAGCTGACCCCGGAGCAGGAAAAAGCCATCACCTTCAAGCAAGGGGACGTCCTCAAACTGACTCCGGAGGATTTCAAGGATGTCGATGTCGTGACGCTTTACCTGCTTCCGGAGGTGAATCTGCGCTTGCGTCCTGTGCTGCAAAAGGGCCTCAAGCCCGGCGCCCGGATCGTCTCGCACGACTTCGACATGGGCGATTGGAAGCCGGATAAGACCCAGGAAGTCGTCGCCGATCGCACCCACACGATCTATCTCTGGGTGATCAAGGAGAATAAGTAG
- a CDS encoding zinc-dependent metalloprotease: MRARMISWTAIAAGVLLLSVPALSQIPSKKGDFPKTPGKTGPAAKAGELKKYDDVITKEFQTQPGVFAVHRHEDKVYFEIPQEALGRLFLWYAEVARGPGGNSWGGAAIGEAVIKFERRGNRIYLWRLGFAKRSRGDSAIQRAVEAAGTDTIIASFPIEAEGKDRSAVINVSEAMVQGFPELSITPASGGSNATIDTSRSYLTEIKAFPTNIEFRSMVTFRGVTGGPGGGIFAGPRTTTALVHQSLVILPETPMMGRLFDPRVGYFTEEFTDYSHPRQWTVKREYITRFRLEKKDPNAPVSEPVKPIVFYLAPEVPEKWRPYLKKGVEDWQPAFEKAGFKNAIICREAPSRAEDPYFDPEDARYSVIRWVAEPVKNAMGPHVHDPRSGEIISAHIIFWHDVVKLAQMWYFVQCSAQDPRARKLPLPDELTGELLRYICAHEVGHTLGLRHNHRASQAYSIKQLRDPEFCKKYGSVASIMSYGRYNYVAQPEDKVQHLIPVIGPYDYFAIEWGYKPIPGAKTPEDEKPTLDEWAARQIDNPWLRFGGEDDIAVVDPTVLTENIGNDPIEATALGLKNLDRVLNHLIEATTEKGEDYSLLAEAYNEILSHRQRWFLAVAKQVGGVIENRILAGRGGETFTRVSKERQKQAVQFLLEHAFTTPQRLLDPRILNQIKFSGAANTIMVHQRDLLRALLSQERMTRLFDAELLLGDKAYTPAELLQDLQKGLFRELQSPEPKIDPVRRQLQRTYVQILIDRIRRVEQLPEDESETSPFPRSRQRPPPVRVNELRAVARLALQQLLKDLAAAKAKVKDPLTLAHLTDLQATIQAILDEPSAKKS, encoded by the coding sequence ATGCGCGCCCGGATGATTTCGTGGACGGCGATAGCGGCGGGTGTGTTGCTCCTGAGCGTCCCCGCCTTGTCTCAGATACCCAGCAAGAAAGGGGATTTTCCCAAAACGCCCGGCAAGACCGGCCCCGCTGCCAAAGCCGGTGAGCTGAAGAAATATGACGACGTCATCACCAAGGAGTTCCAGACGCAGCCGGGCGTCTTCGCCGTCCATCGGCACGAGGACAAAGTTTACTTCGAGATTCCTCAGGAAGCACTCGGACGGCTGTTTTTGTGGTACGCCGAGGTGGCCCGCGGACCGGGCGGGAACAGTTGGGGCGGGGCAGCCATCGGGGAAGCCGTCATCAAGTTCGAGCGCCGCGGCAACCGGATTTACCTGTGGCGGCTCGGCTTTGCCAAACGCTCCCGCGGCGATAGCGCCATCCAGCGGGCCGTTGAAGCCGCGGGAACCGACACCATCATCGCCTCCTTCCCCATCGAAGCGGAAGGCAAAGACCGCTCCGCGGTGATCAACGTCTCGGAAGCGATGGTCCAGGGCTTCCCCGAACTTTCGATCACCCCGGCCTCCGGCGGCAGCAACGCCACCATCGACACCAGCCGCTCCTACCTCACAGAAATCAAAGCCTTCCCCACCAACATCGAGTTCCGCTCGATGGTCACTTTCCGCGGCGTCACCGGCGGACCGGGCGGAGGGATCTTCGCAGGTCCCCGCACCACCACGGCCCTGGTTCACCAGAGCCTGGTCATTTTGCCGGAAACCCCGATGATGGGCCGGCTCTTCGACCCCCGCGTCGGCTACTTCACGGAAGAGTTCACGGACTACTCCCATCCGCGGCAATGGACCGTCAAACGCGAATACATCACCCGTTTCCGCTTGGAGAAAAAAGACCCCAATGCCCCCGTGAGCGAACCGGTCAAGCCGATCGTGTTCTATCTCGCGCCGGAAGTGCCGGAAAAATGGCGCCCCTATCTGAAAAAAGGGGTGGAGGATTGGCAACCGGCCTTTGAAAAAGCTGGTTTCAAAAACGCCATCATCTGCCGCGAGGCCCCTTCCCGCGCGGAGGACCCGTACTTCGATCCGGAGGATGCCCGTTACAGCGTCATCCGCTGGGTGGCCGAACCGGTCAAAAATGCGATGGGGCCCCACGTCCACGATCCCCGCTCCGGCGAGATCATCTCCGCGCACATCATCTTCTGGCACGATGTCGTCAAACTGGCGCAAATGTGGTACTTCGTGCAATGCTCCGCCCAGGACCCCCGCGCCCGCAAGCTCCCCTTGCCCGACGAACTGACCGGCGAACTGCTCCGCTACATCTGCGCTCATGAGGTCGGCCACACCCTCGGCCTGCGCCACAATCACCGCGCCAGCCAAGCCTACAGCATCAAACAACTCCGCGATCCGGAGTTCTGCAAGAAATACGGCAGCGTCGCCTCGATCATGTCCTATGGCCGTTACAACTACGTCGCCCAACCGGAGGACAAAGTCCAGCATCTCATCCCCGTCATCGGACCGTATGACTACTTCGCCATCGAGTGGGGTTACAAACCGATCCCCGGCGCCAAAACTCCTGAAGACGAAAAGCCCACCCTCGATGAATGGGCCGCCCGCCAGATCGACAATCCCTGGCTACGCTTCGGCGGCGAAGATGACATCGCGGTGGTCGATCCGACCGTCCTTACGGAAAACATCGGCAACGACCCCATCGAAGCGACTGCTTTGGGGCTGAAAAATCTCGATCGAGTGCTGAACCACCTGATCGAGGCGACGACGGAAAAAGGCGAGGATTACTCCCTCCTGGCCGAGGCTTACAACGAAATCCTCTCGCATCGGCAGCGGTGGTTCCTGGCCGTGGCCAAGCAGGTGGGCGGCGTGATCGAAAACCGCATTCTGGCCGGCCGCGGCGGGGAAACGTTTACACGCGTCAGCAAGGAACGGCAAAAACAAGCTGTCCAGTTCCTCCTGGAGCACGCCTTCACCACGCCCCAGCGCCTGCTCGACCCGCGCATCCTCAATCAGATCAAGTTCTCCGGCGCCGCCAACACGATCATGGTCCACCAGCGCGATCTGCTCCGCGCTCTGCTCTCCCAAGAGCGCATGACCCGCCTCTTCGATGCCGAACTGCTCCTCGGTGACAAGGCTTATACACCGGCCGAACTGCTTCAGGACTTGCAGAAAGGCCTCTTCCGAGAGTTGCAGAGTCCCGAGCCGAAAATCGACCCTGTCCGCCGCCAGTTGCAACGCACCTATGTGCAGATCCTAATCGACCGGATCCGCCGGGTGGAACAATTGCCCGAAGACGAATCCGAAACCTCGCCGTTCCCGCGGAGTCGGCAAAGACCTCCTCCGGTGCGGGTCAATGAACTGCGGGCCGTGGCACGGCTCGCCTTACAGCAGCTCCTCAAGGACCTGGCCGCAGCCAAGGCCAAAGTCAAAGACCCCCTGACGCTCGCCCACCTGACCGACTTGCAGGCCACGATCCAAGCAATCCTGGACGAACCCTCGGCGAAAAAGAGCTGA
- a CDS encoding C40 family peptidase, which translates to MIFPEVAAGWLWWVSAANLVLGACGGEAPGDGGHLVPASLAAPVSSGIREEKERLPLWLPERLRYKEARLALPGRPAPVPSGSYLWQPSYELDFRLRGPTRPYVPQPGDIVLSTDGSLFWLTMHNLAGTSHPTHSMIVFAFPDGRPGILEAGPHDTLKVRTLEALPHLWSYEKEGRVWVRQRTKPLTPEQSARLTQFALAVDGRDFALIRLGGQLTPLRSRGPLRTYWMGKPQGLAKKDYFCSELVVEACVYAGLIDPEIARPAATYPRDLFLDRSINLYLNRHFKLAPDWAPPARWTSWTPQEYQPLHESARQPGTPQPAPSAGSVPAAAALTPRPSPSQDHSPTLPAAPASLPAPPTAIPRQRP; encoded by the coding sequence ATGATCTTCCCCGAAGTGGCAGCGGGTTGGCTGTGGTGGGTTTCCGCAGCGAATCTGGTTTTGGGCGCGTGTGGGGGCGAGGCACCGGGGGATGGGGGGCATCTCGTTCCCGCGTCACTTGCCGCGCCTGTCAGCAGCGGAATCCGCGAGGAGAAGGAGCGGCTGCCCTTGTGGTTGCCGGAGCGCTTGCGCTACAAGGAGGCCCGCCTGGCTCTGCCGGGCCGTCCCGCTCCGGTGCCGAGCGGCTCGTATCTGTGGCAACCGAGTTACGAGCTGGATTTCCGCTTGCGCGGCCCCACGCGTCCGTATGTTCCCCAGCCCGGTGACATTGTGCTGTCCACCGATGGCTCGCTCTTCTGGCTGACCATGCACAACCTGGCGGGCACCAGCCACCCGACCCATTCGATGATCGTCTTCGCCTTTCCCGATGGCCGTCCGGGAATCCTGGAGGCCGGACCCCATGACACGTTGAAAGTCCGCACCCTGGAAGCCTTGCCCCATCTCTGGAGCTATGAGAAGGAAGGGCGGGTGTGGGTCCGGCAACGGACGAAGCCGCTGACCCCGGAGCAGTCCGCCCGCTTGACCCAATTCGCCCTGGCTGTGGATGGCCGGGATTTCGCCCTGATCCGCCTGGGAGGCCAATTGACGCCCCTGCGCAGCCGCGGACCCTTGCGGACCTACTGGATGGGCAAGCCCCAGGGACTGGCCAAGAAGGATTACTTCTGTAGCGAGCTGGTCGTGGAAGCCTGTGTCTATGCCGGACTCATCGATCCGGAGATAGCTCGGCCAGCGGCGACCTATCCGCGGGATCTGTTCCTGGATCGCTCCATCAACCTGTATTTGAATCGGCATTTCAAATTGGCCCCAGATTGGGCACCGCCGGCGCGTTGGACAAGTTGGACGCCCCAGGAATATCAGCCGCTCCACGAATCCGCCCGGCAGCCGGGAACACCTCAACCTGCTCCCTCCGCCGGTTCCGTCCCCGCTGCGGCGGCCCTAACGCCTCGTCCATCGCCATCTCAGGACCATTCGCCGACACTGCCAGCCGCTCCGGCTTCCCTTCCCGCCCCTCCCACAGCCATCCCGCGTCAGCGGCCCTGA
- a CDS encoding alkaline phosphatase family protein produces the protein MPPVVLINAVGMTPRLLPHAPRLQELARSGWTAHMPEVLPAVTCTAQATLLTGTLPQVHGVVANGWLYRDTHEVRFWQQCNRLIQAEPLYVAARRQAQQRGRPFTAAKLFWWFNQGAAVDISVTPKPHYGIDGDKVFGITGTPKGLPEELERQLGPFPFAQFWGPLAGLQSTQWIALAAAAVLQHYRPTLTLVYLPHLDYDPQRFGPAGCDLERCVRELDQACAPLLEAARQLGAQVWVVSEYGHVDVQQPIYPNRVLRSAGLLEVRPGPFGEQLDLYASRAFAVVDHQLAHVYVREPEDVPRVRDLLASLSGVARVLCRHERADLHLDHPRSGEIILLAQPRAWFAYPFWFDDSLAPDYARCVAIHHKPGFDPCELFFDPKLRWPKLTAARKLLAKKLGFRVKFDVIPLEASIVRGSHGLPASDPQDRPLLIGHGPCPGASVPMTAVRDLILRALDSD, from the coding sequence ATGCCTCCTGTGGTGTTGATCAACGCCGTGGGGATGACGCCCCGCCTGCTGCCCCACGCACCGCGCTTGCAAGAGTTGGCCCGCAGCGGCTGGACCGCCCACATGCCGGAAGTGCTCCCCGCGGTGACCTGCACCGCCCAAGCCACCTTGCTCACCGGCACTCTGCCTCAGGTCCACGGCGTGGTGGCCAATGGCTGGCTCTACCGAGACACCCACGAGGTCCGCTTCTGGCAGCAGTGCAACCGCCTCATCCAGGCGGAACCACTCTATGTGGCCGCCCGGCGCCAGGCCCAGCAGCGGGGCCGGCCCTTCACCGCCGCCAAGCTATTCTGGTGGTTCAATCAAGGAGCAGCCGTTGACATCTCGGTGACACCCAAACCCCACTACGGCATCGACGGCGACAAAGTCTTCGGCATCACCGGCACGCCCAAGGGACTGCCCGAAGAGCTGGAACGCCAACTCGGCCCCTTCCCCTTCGCCCAGTTCTGGGGTCCGCTCGCCGGACTGCAAAGCACCCAGTGGATCGCTTTAGCAGCAGCGGCGGTCCTCCAGCATTACCGCCCCACCCTCACGCTCGTGTACCTTCCCCATCTCGACTATGACCCCCAGCGCTTTGGCCCTGCCGGATGCGACCTGGAACGCTGCGTCCGCGAACTGGATCAAGCCTGCGCCCCGCTGCTGGAGGCCGCCCGCCAGCTCGGCGCTCAGGTCTGGGTCGTGAGCGAATATGGACACGTCGATGTCCAACAGCCGATCTATCCGAACCGCGTCCTGCGTAGCGCCGGACTGTTGGAAGTCCGCCCTGGCCCGTTCGGCGAACAGCTCGATCTGTATGCTTCGCGGGCTTTCGCCGTGGTGGATCATCAACTGGCCCACGTCTATGTCCGTGAACCCGAAGACGTGCCGCGCGTCCGGGATCTCCTCGCGTCCCTCTCCGGCGTCGCCAGGGTCCTCTGCCGGCACGAGCGCGCCGACCTCCACCTGGACCACCCCCGCAGCGGCGAGATCATCCTGCTGGCTCAACCCCGCGCCTGGTTCGCCTATCCCTTCTGGTTTGACGATTCCCTGGCTCCCGATTACGCCCGCTGTGTGGCCATCCACCATAAGCCCGGCTTCGATCCCTGCGAGCTGTTCTTCGACCCGAAACTGCGCTGGCCCAAACTAACCGCCGCCCGCAAACTCTTGGCCAAAAAACTCGGCTTCCGTGTCAAATTCGATGTCATCCCCCTCGAGGCCTCTATCGTCCGCGGCAGCCACGGCTTACCGGCGAGTGATCCCCAGGATCGCCCTTTGCTCATCGGCCACGGACCCTGCCCCGGCGCCTCCGTCCCCATGACAGCGGTGCGCGACCTCATCCTCCGCGCCCTGGACAGCGACTGA
- the glgC gene encoding glucose-1-phosphate adenylyltransferase encodes MRGVLTVILAGGKGTRLEPLTRDRAKPAVPFGGLYRIIDFTLSNCINSGLRQILVVTQFKSRSLDRHIRSGWGFLSRELGEFIEVLPPQQRIDETWYKGTADAVYQNIYSIEREEADYTLILAGDHIYKMNYGHMIEAHIQRKADVTIGCIPVPLSEVRHFGIMEVGENDRVVSFIEKPPQAPPMPGDPHHALASMGIYVFNTRLMFELLCEDAARPGSQHDFGRDVIPAMIEAGQRVFAYRFRDENRKAVPYWRDVGTLDAYYQANMDLIAVDPVLNLYDMSWPIRTYQPQLPPPKFVFSGEGPAGQARRGEALDSMVCAGCIVSGGHVRHSILSPRVRINSYAIVEDSILLDGVDVGRYCRVRRAIIDKDVKLPPYTVIGYDLEFDRRRGFTVTEGGIVVVPKAEPAETFQAPNALPPL; translated from the coding sequence ATGCGTGGAGTTTTGACTGTCATCCTGGCGGGCGGTAAGGGCACGCGCCTGGAACCGCTCACCCGCGACCGGGCCAAACCTGCCGTGCCCTTCGGCGGCCTGTATCGCATCATCGACTTTACCCTCTCCAACTGCATCAACAGCGGCTTGCGCCAGATCCTCGTCGTCACTCAGTTCAAGTCTCGCAGTCTGGACCGGCATATCCGGTCAGGTTGGGGCTTCCTGAGCCGCGAGCTGGGCGAATTCATTGAGGTTCTCCCGCCGCAGCAACGCATCGATGAAACCTGGTACAAAGGCACCGCCGACGCCGTCTATCAGAACATCTACTCCATCGAACGCGAAGAGGCCGATTACACCCTGATTCTGGCCGGGGACCACATCTACAAGATGAATTACGGGCACATGATCGAAGCCCACATCCAGCGCAAAGCGGATGTCACCATCGGTTGCATCCCGGTTCCGCTGAGCGAGGTGCGCCACTTTGGCATCATGGAAGTCGGGGAGAATGACCGGGTGGTGTCCTTCATCGAGAAGCCGCCGCAAGCTCCGCCCATGCCCGGCGATCCCCACCATGCCCTCGCTTCGATGGGCATTTATGTCTTCAACACCCGGCTGATGTTCGAGCTGCTTTGTGAAGACGCTGCCCGGCCGGGAAGCCAGCATGACTTTGGGCGTGATGTCATCCCCGCCATGATCGAGGCGGGCCAGCGCGTCTTCGCCTATCGCTTCCGTGATGAAAACCGCAAGGCCGTCCCCTACTGGCGCGATGTCGGCACTCTCGATGCCTACTATCAGGCCAACATGGACCTCATCGCCGTCGATCCGGTCCTGAACCTGTACGATATGTCCTGGCCGATCCGGACTTATCAGCCGCAGCTTCCCCCGCCGAAATTTGTCTTCAGCGGCGAGGGTCCCGCCGGCCAGGCCCGCCGCGGAGAAGCCCTGGACAGCATGGTTTGCGCCGGCTGTATCGTCTCGGGCGGCCACGTGCGGCACAGCATCCTCTCCCCGCGCGTCCGCATCAATAGCTACGCCATCGTGGAGGATTCCATCCTCTTGGACGGCGTCGATGTCGGACGCTATTGCCGCGTCCGCCGGGCCATCATCGACAAAGATGTCAAACTGCCCCCTTACACCGTCATCGGCTACGACCTGGAGTTTGACCGCCGCCGCGGTTTCACGGTGACCGAAGGCGGAATCGTGGTCGTTCCCAAAGCGGAACCAGCGGAGACGTTCCAAGCGCCGAATGCCCTGCCCCCGTTGTGA
- a CDS encoding glycosyltransferase — protein sequence MPDHPSSHGIGQSGVRPVVAVLTSQWTVSDWFWGTGQILRAWQALGHDVAVVLCGVGETLAQVWVQQAGGEVVRRRVRGFWDWRGLRQLGRWLQQRDVPLVLCQGAEAVGLALAARASGQRKSFAVVALEALPVGLGLRAWLLARAVRRADCVLLPARAAAGPYLRLGVLSDRLSWIAPVAEPFPPCLAPEASPLRLPPSAQLLLHFCTSDDDAGARQAIVIHDILRYNRPHLHLLVVAASEAQCHRLAAFARQLAFDDLRVHVLPVEQVGGWPSAGKAVLITSPHRSPAVAAAAMAQGAVVTGWQTPELAEMLGGDLAVGLAAEGKTAELAARVRRLIDDPLLLAAQGEAMRQRASHYTRQRMQTHLQGLYNDLQRMKVAAEDLSGSSRPTLSAHR from the coding sequence ATGCCAGATCATCCGAGCAGCCACGGAATAGGCCAGTCCGGCGTCCGGCCTGTGGTCGCAGTGCTGACATCGCAGTGGACGGTCAGCGATTGGTTCTGGGGTACGGGGCAGATTCTTCGGGCCTGGCAGGCGCTGGGTCATGACGTGGCGGTGGTGCTATGCGGCGTGGGAGAAACCCTCGCGCAAGTGTGGGTGCAACAGGCGGGGGGGGAAGTGGTGCGGCGACGGGTGCGGGGCTTCTGGGATTGGCGCGGACTGCGCCAACTGGGCCGGTGGTTGCAGCAGCGGGATGTACCGCTCGTGCTCTGCCAGGGCGCGGAGGCGGTAGGACTGGCTCTGGCGGCGCGCGCTTCCGGCCAGCGCAAGAGCTTCGCGGTGGTCGCTCTCGAGGCGCTGCCAGTCGGGCTTGGCCTACGGGCTTGGCTTTTGGCGCGGGCTGTGCGCCGGGCGGATTGTGTGCTCCTGCCCGCCCGTGCGGCGGCGGGTCCCTACCTGCGGCTGGGGGTCCTTTCGGACCGCCTGAGCTGGATTGCTCCGGTGGCGGAACCCTTCCCGCCCTGCTTGGCCCCGGAGGCTTCCCCGCTTCGCCTGCCTCCCTCTGCCCAATTGCTCCTGCATTTCTGCACCAGCGACGACGATGCCGGTGCACGACAGGCCATCGTCATCCACGACATTCTGCGGTACAACCGTCCGCATCTGCACCTGCTGGTCGTGGCCGCTTCTGAAGCGCAATGCCACCGCCTGGCCGCTTTCGCCCGGCAACTCGCCTTCGATGACTTGCGGGTCCATGTTCTGCCCGTCGAACAAGTCGGGGGCTGGCCCAGTGCAGGGAAAGCGGTCCTGATCACCTCGCCGCATCGTTCCCCGGCCGTGGCAGCCGCTGCGATGGCTCAGGGGGCTGTGGTCACGGGATGGCAGACGCCGGAGCTGGCCGAGATGCTGGGCGGCGATTTGGCCGTTGGCCTGGCCGCGGAAGGGAAGACCGCCGAGCTGGCCGCGCGGGTCCGCCGCCTGATCGACGACCCCCTCCTGCTCGCGGCCCAGGGGGAAGCCATGCGGCAGCGGGCTTCCCATTACACCCGGCAACGCATGCAAACCCACCTGCAAGGACTATATAACGACTTGCAGAGGATGAAGGTAGCGGCAGAGGATCTCAGCGGGAGTTCTCGTCCGACCCTGTCTGCCCACCGGTGA
- the hpt gene encoding hypoxanthine phosphoribosyltransferase produces MEILIPAEAIAARLDELAEEITRCYRDTPVTVVGILNGSLMFVADLIRRIRLPLRVGFLTASSYRGSATRPGKLEIRDESLPDLTARHVLLLDDILDTGKTLTRVVAHLLDRGAESVKVGVLLRKLGRQEVPFEPDFVAFTIPNRFVVGYGLDHDDEYRHLPYIAALDEATEKGGYVAPAS; encoded by the coding sequence ATGGAAATTCTGATTCCTGCCGAAGCTATCGCAGCACGGCTCGATGAACTAGCCGAGGAGATCACCCGCTGCTACCGGGACACCCCTGTCACCGTGGTGGGCATACTCAACGGGTCGCTCATGTTCGTGGCGGACCTGATCCGACGCATCCGCTTGCCTTTGCGCGTGGGTTTCCTGACGGCGTCGAGCTATCGGGGCAGTGCCACACGGCCAGGGAAGCTGGAAATCCGGGATGAATCCCTGCCGGATTTGACCGCCCGCCACGTTCTCCTGTTGGACGACATTTTGGATACAGGAAAAACCTTGACGCGGGTCGTCGCACACCTTTTGGACCGTGGGGCGGAGTCCGTGAAAGTCGGGGTCCTGCTGCGCAAATTGGGACGGCAGGAAGTGCCCTTTGAGCCGGATTTCGTCGCCTTCACCATTCCCAACCGCTTTGTGGTCGGTTATGGTCTGGATCATGACGATGAGTACCGCCATCTGCCTTACATCGCGGCGTTGGACGAAGCGACGGAGAAAGGTGGATACGTTGCCCCGGCGAGTTGA